A genome region from Anastrepha obliqua isolate idAnaObli1 chromosome 4, idAnaObli1_1.0, whole genome shotgun sequence includes the following:
- the LOC129246467 gene encoding ATP-dependent translocase ABCB1: protein MTVANGVDKDEKSYYNNNLIMAESFPENEKKAKAKMQISNGDGQEVPTSKKEKKSKKGDDDKKDVEEPVAFFKMFRYATMKDRLLYALGIICAIATGLTTPANSLIFGNLANSMIDYGTPVNGTTSSAVDSLLDAVETFAFQNSMIGIVMLVCSYISITTFNYAAQAQIVRIRGKFLRSVLHQDMSWYDFNQSGEVASRMNEDLSKMEDGIAEKDVMFLNYIVAFIGSLVLAFYKGWLLALVCLSSLPVTFIALGVVSIATSKLSKKELNVYAKAGNIAEEALSGIRTVKTFEGEYKEICAYKSQIVDARKVNIKRNMFSGIGFGLLWFFIYASYALAFWFGVGLVLKNYAGEEAYSNYTPGNMITIFFSIMMGSMNIGLAAPYIEAFGIAKGACAKVFKIIEQVPTINPIEPKGRNLNQPLVHIELRDVSFKYPSREEVLVLNKLNLKIHRGQTIALVGSSGCGKSTIIQLVQRFYDPQEGSVYFNDTDLKDINITSLRECIGVVGQEPVLFGTSIFENIRYGREDATKEMVIAAAIAANAHIFINKLPKGLDTLVGERGAQLSGGQKQRIAIARALVRDPEILLLDEATSALDTASEAKVQAALEKASKGRTTIIVAHRLSTIRRADRIVVINKGEVVESGTHSELMELKSHYFNLVTTQLGDEPLTDDAQNAEKSQNFFGSKDEDEELIDIKYEEEALVDEDEESSLWPILKKNKPEWPQLLCGMISSVIMGFAMPIFAVLFGGILEVLAAKDDPQYVRDNTNQYSIYFMVTGIIVGFATFLQIYMFGIAGEKLTERLRGLMFEAILKQEVAWFDDKANSTGSLCARLSGDSAAVQGATGQRIGTIVQSLATIGLGIGLSMYYEWSLGLLALAFAPFILIASYLQRKVMAQENMGTAKTMENCTKLAVEVVSNIRTVASLGREEMFYRQYMEMLYPAMAKAKKNTHFRGLVYGLARSLMFFAYAACMYYGGWCVVNRGMEFGNVFKVSQALIMGTASIANALAFAPNFQKGITAAKKIFLLLSREPKILDKPGVSRDPWHAEGKVDFTDVTFSYPTRKEIPVLRGIILNVMEGRKVALVGSSGCGKSTCIQLLQRFYDVDAGSVGIDDVDLRNVSLSNLRRQLGIVSQEPILFDRSIRENIEYGDNKREVSEQEIIAAAKKANIHNFVSALPLGYETRMGEKGAQLSGGQKQRIAIARAMVRNPKILLLDEATSALDAESEKVVQDALDAASEGRTTISIAHRLSTIVDSDVIFVLDNGQVAESGSHKELLKLRGIYYTLWRLQTGG, encoded by the exons GCAAATCTCTAATGGTGACGGACAAGAAGTTCCGACGAgcaaaaaggagaaaaaatcaaaaaaaggagATGACGACAAAAAAGATGTCGAGGAGccggttgcatttttcaaaatgtttcgaTATGCGACGATGAAGGACCGATTATTATATGCCTTGGGAATTATATGCGCCATAGCGACCGGTCTGACAACGCCTGCCAATAGCTTGATCTTTGGTAATTTAGCaaat tcaATGATCGATTATGGCACTCCAGTAAATGGCACAACCAGCTCGGCAGTGGATTCTCTTTTGGATGCAGTGGAAAcatttgcttttcaaaatagTATGATTGGCATTGTGATGCTTGTGTGCAGTTATATATCGATAACGACCTTCAATTATGCCGCTCAAGCACAAATTGTGCGCATTCGCGGAAAATTCCTGAGGTCGGTGTTACATCAGGATATGTCATGGTACGATTTCAACCAGAGTGGAGAAGTGGCTAGCAGAATGAACGA AGATTTGTCCAAAATGGAGGATGGTATAGCCGAAAAGGACGTTATGTTCTTGAACTATATTGTGGCCTTTATTGGTTCCCTAGTGCTGGCTTTTTACAAAGGTTGGCTACTGGCGTTAGTCTGTCTTAGCAGTCTACCGGTTACTTTCATAGCACTGGGCGTTGTTTCGATC gcGACTTCAAAGCTGTCGAAAAAGGAACTGAATGTTTATGCTAAAGCTGGAAATATTGCAGAAGAAGCATTGAGCGGCATTCGAACTGTGAAAACTTTTGAGGGCGAATACAAGGAAATCTGCGCCTATAAATCGCAAATTGTTGACGCTCGGAAAGTAAACATCAAGCGAAATATGTTTTCTGGCATCGGATTCGGGCTCCTCTGGTTTTTCATCTACGCTTCCTACGCCTTAGCTTTCTGGTTTGGTGTTGGTTTAGTCTTAAAGAACTACGCTGGAGAAGAAGCTTACAGCAATTACACTCCTGGTAATATGATTACG ATATTTTTCTCAATCATGATGGGTTCCATGAATATTGGCTTAGCCGCGCCGTATATCGAAGCTTTTGGCATTGCAAAAGGTGCATGCGCCAAAGTATTCAAAATCATCGAACAAGTACCGACAATCAATCCAATCGAGCCGAAAGGCAGGAATTTGAACCAACCTTTGGTACATATCGAACTACGCGACGTTAGTTTCAAATATCCATCACGCGAGGAGGTGCTAGttcttaataaattaaatttgaaaatacatcGTGGCCAAACGATAGCGTTAGTTGGTTCATCGGGTTGTGGTAAATCAACGATTATCCAACTTGTGCAGCGTTTCTATGATCCACAAGAAGGCAGCGTATATTTCAATGACACCGATTTGAAGGACATAAACATTACTTCGTTGAGGGAGTGTATAGGTGTCGTCGGTCAAGAACCAGTACTATTTGGCACTagcatatttgaaaatattcgtTATGGCAGAGAGGATGCTACAAAAGAGATGGTCATTGCGGCTGCCATCGCGGCAAATGctcatattttcataaataaattgccAAAA GGACTTGATACATTAGTTGGTGAACGTGGCGCTCAACTGTCGGGTGGACAGAAACAACGTATCGCTATTGCACGTGCGCTCGTGAGAGATCCCGAAATACTGCTATTGGACGAGGCAACCTCTGCATTGGATACAGCCAGCGAAGCGAAAGTACAGGCGGCTCTTGAAAAG GCGAGCAAAGGCCGTACAACAATTATTGTTGCGCATCGCTTGTCGACCATTCGACGTGCTGATCGTATTGTAGTAATCAATAAGGGCGAAGTAGTCGAAAGTGGCACACATTCTGAATTGATGGAACTGAAGTCTCACTATTTTAACTTGGTTACAACTCAACTGGGAGACGAGCCTTTGACTGACGACGCTCaaaatgctgaaaagtctcaaaATTTCTTCGGCTCGAAAGACGAAGATGAGGAACTTATTGACATTAAATATGAGGAGGAAGCTTTAGTTGATGAAGATGAAGAGAGTTCGCTGTGGCCTATTTTAAAGAAGAATAAACCGGAATGGCCACAACTTTTGTGTGGGATGATTTCTTCGGTTATTATGGGCTTTGCTATGCCTATTTTCGCTGTGCTTTTTGGAGGAATACTTGAAGTATTGGCCGCTAAAGATGATCCACAATATGTACGTGACAACACCAATCAATATAGTATATATTTTATGGTAACTGGTATCATCGTTGGTTTTGCCACTTTCCTTCAG ATATACATGTTCGGTATTGCGGGTGAGAAGCTTACGGAACGTTTAAGAGGTTTGATGTTTGAGGCGATCCTGAAGCAAGAAGTCGCTTGGTTCGACGATAAAGCCAACAGTACGGGAAGTCTTTGCGCGAGGCTTTCTGGTGACTCAGCTGCTGTTCAAGGT GCAACTGGGCAACGTATTGGAACTATTGTACAATCACTGGCCACTATCGGGCTAGGTATTGGCTTATCTATGTACTATGAATGGAGTTTAGGCTTGTTGGCATTGGCATTCGCACCATTCATTCTAATTGCGTCGTATTTGCAGCGCAAAGTTATGGCTCAGGAAAATATGGGCActgctaaaactatggaaaattgcACAAAG CTTGCCGTTGAGGTCGTCTCCAATATACGCACAGTAGCGTCATTAGGCAGAGAGGAGATGTTTTACCGACAATACATGGAAATGCTTTACCCCGCAATGGCT AAAGCTAAGAAGAATACGCACTTCCGTGGCTTAGTGTATGGATTGGCTAGATCTCTTATGTTCTTTGCTTATGCGGCTTGTATGTACTATGGAGGTTGGTGCGTGGTAAACAGGGGCATGGAATTCGGTAATGTTTTTAA gGTTTCACAAGCCTTGATCATGGGCACAGCCTCAATTGCCAATGCATTAGCCTTTGCTCCCAATTTCCAGAAGGGCATTACGGCagctaagaaaatatttttactgctaaGTCGCGAACCGAAAATTCTTGATAAACCGGGTGTGTCGAGAGACCCATGGCACGCAGAAGGCAAAGTTGACTTCACTGATGTCACGTTTAGCTATCCTACACGTAAAGAAATTCCGGTATTAAGAGGCATAATACTGAATGTAATGGAGGGGAGAAAAGTGGCTTTAGTGGGTTCATCTGGATGTGGAAAGTCCACATGCATTCAGTTGTTGCAACGCTTCTATGATGTCGATGCCGGTTCAGTGGGCATCGATGATGTCGATTTACGAAATGTGTCCCTCTCCAATCTACGCCGTCAGCTCGGTATTGTCTCTCAGGAACCCATTTTGTTCGACAGATCTATTAGGGAGAATATTGAATATGGCGATAATAAGCGGGAGGTCTCCGAACAGGAGATAATCGCTGCAGCCAAAAAAGCGAATATACACAATTTTGTATCGGCACTGCCATTG GGCTATGAGACGCGTATGGGTGAGAAAGGCGCACAATTGTCTGGTGGTCAAAAGCAGCGAATCGCCATCGCTCGTGCAATGGTGAGAAATCCGAAAATTTTGCTACTTGACGAAGCCACATCTGCTCTTGATGCTGAGAGTGAAAAG gtTGTTCAAGATGCTCTCGACGCAGCTAGTGAAGGAAGAACAACCATCAGCATTGCTCATAGATTGTCCACAATTGTCGACTCTGATGTGATATTCGTGCTCGACAATGGGCAAGTTGCTGAAAGCGGTTCACATAAGGAGCTGCTGAAGCTGCGTGGCATCTATTATACGCTGTGGAGATTGCAAACCGGTGGTTAA